Proteins from a single region of Apium graveolens cultivar Ventura chromosome 7, ASM990537v1, whole genome shotgun sequence:
- the LOC141673588 gene encoding uncharacterized protein LOC141673588, with product MGGLTLWNFWGVSTIRWMYIKYLTWLNAVSWQPPLERALSNGFRYLVQGITSWEQMKTLFLTQFQVAVKYTPPVTTLANVKEKEGESLTSYFKRFNAESTLARGATDETLKILLIAGLRMGTDFWKHLQGKDPVSLADVLAQAESFKAIEQSLVETKKNDNTHNSKGRTKRRDRSVSPDYRRNARSPNRVNTVNTRREWRPPSNYERRVSNYTPLAASIDHIFEVNKDRGVFKKPDSLTSWQSRDKEKYCDYHESTGHDIHEYRHLKDEIKELIKAGYLGEWIDKDNGSSANILYYSTYKKLGFPDSDIYFEDAHVYGVTGDAVRVMGSVRLPVTLGEGALSVTQMIDFKVLDQDSAHNVLVGRPWLRAFRVITSIHHLMIKFPMPNRVGSLRGSQYESRDCYHKAVKEFCRRRYEGKGLPFEDA from the exons ATGGGAGGTCTGACCCTGTGGAATTTTTGGGGCGTTTCAACAATAagatggatgtatatcaagtacctgacTTGGCTCAATGCCGTCTCCTGGCAGCCACCTTTAGAGAGGGCGCTCAGCAATGGTTTCAGATACTTGGTCCAGGGGATCACAtcctgggaacagatgaaaacctTGTTTCTAACTCAGTTCCAAGTTGCGGTGAAGTATACACCGCCAGTTACCACACTGGCCAATGTGAAAGAGAAAGAGGGGGAAAGCTTGACCTCATACTTTAAAAGGTTCAATGCAGAGTCTACTTTGGCGAGGGGCGCAACTGATGAGACACTGAAAATACTTCTTATAGCTGGTCTGCGTATGGGAACAGATTTCTGGAAGCACCTGCAAGGAAAGGACCCTGTGTCGTTAGCTGATGTACTTGCGCAAGCGGAATCATTCAAAGCGATTGAGCAATCGCTTGTAGAAACAAAGAAGAATGATAACACCCACAACTCCAAGGGGCGGACCAAGAGAAGAGATAGATCTGTGAGTCCGGATTATCGGCGGAATGCCAGAAGCCCTAATAGGGTGAACACCGTGAACACGCGGAGAGAATGGAGACCGCCATCTAACTATGAAAGGAGGGTAAGCAACTACACTCCACTGGCAgcgtccattgatcatatcttcgagGTAAATAAGGACAGAGGAGTCTTCAAGAAACCAGACAGTCTGACTTCATGGCAGAGTAGAGACAAGGAGAAGTATTGTGATTACCATGAGTCTACCGGTCATGACATCCATGAGTATCGTCACCTGAAAGATGAAATTAAAGAATTGATCAAGGCGGGATACCTGggagaatggattgacaag GACAACGGGAGCTCTGCGAACATCCTGTATTACAGCACATACAAAAAATTGGGTTTCCCGGATAGCGACATATATTTTGAAGATGCACACGTCTATGGCGTTACTGGAGATGCAGTGAGAGTTATGGGTTCGGTTAGGCTTCCTGTCACACTTGGGGAAGGAGCTCTGTCTGTCACTCAAATGATAGATTTCAAAGTGCTGGATCAGGACTCCGCGCACAATGTGTTGGTGGGCAGACCTTGGTTGCGGgcgttcagggtgataacctcgatacatcacttgatgataaagttcccaaTGCCTAACAGAGTGGGTAGTCTGAGAGGGTCGCAATACGAGTCACGCGATTGTTATCACAAGGCTGTTAAGGAATTCTGCAGGAGAAGATACGAGGGAAAAGGTCTTCCATTTGAGGATGCATAG